A window from Salvia miltiorrhiza cultivar Shanhuang (shh) chromosome 2, IMPLAD_Smil_shh, whole genome shotgun sequence encodes these proteins:
- the LOC131013022 gene encoding uncharacterized protein LOC131013022, with product MITRSKLAEQLREYQTRSKHDWTSVSLFSSTSNLAYSRVDVAIFVIWELVILAVFVFSAVSLYFRHLRLAVLLLCITLVLLLCMKITKQVRLARKKQRRMLLPLSM from the exons ATGATAACGCGATCGAAGTTGGCGGAGCAGCTTAGAGAGTATCAGACTCGATCGAAGCATGATTGGACTTCCGTTTCGTTATTCTCCTCCACCTCCAATCTCGCCTATTCTAG GGTTGATGTTGCAATCTTTGTCATATGGGAGCTTGTCATTTTAGCAGTATTTGTTTTCTCAGCTGTTTCATTATATTTTAGGCATTTAAGGCTCGCTGTGCTTTTGTTATGTATTACACTGGTATTGCTTTTATGTATGAAAATCACAAAGCAAGTAAGATTGGCTCGGAAGAAGCAGCGGAGGATGCTTTTACCATTATCTATGTAG
- the LOC131012997 gene encoding lysine histidine transporter-like 8: MSELVEINSGSVITIPALGFHNPTSATPSPHPDSIPRTPKSPFSTAARMMTPLASPMKKAITTMQTYLEDIGHITKLDPQDSWLPITESRNGNAYYAAFHTLSSGIGFQALLLPLAFTTLGWVWGIISLSLAFIWQLYTLWLLIQLHESVPGTRYSRYLRLSMAAFGERLGKILALFPTLYLAGGTCVSLIMMGGSTLKIFFHTVCGTTCNTNTLSLVEWYLVFVCSAVILAQLPNLNSIAGISLVGAITAVTYCTLTWILSVSKTRPPGVSYEPVWTESEVGNISSILNALGIIAFAFRGHNLVLEIQGTVPSTAKNPSSVPMWKGVKFSYMVIACCLFPMAVGGYWAYGNLIPTNGGMLSALDEYHRNDTPRMVLGLTSLFVVINCLTSFQIYAMPAFDNMEFRYTSNKNEPCPWWLRTGIRVFFGCLTLFISVALPFLKNLAGLIGGIALPVTLAYPCLMWIRIKNPQRYSSMWWLNWSLGSLGMILSILLVFGAIWTIATQGIRIHFFKPE, encoded by the exons ATGAGTGAACTAGTTGAAATAAACTCAGGCTCCGTAATCACAATCCCAGCATTGGGATTCCATAATCCAACTTCAgcaactccatcaccacatcCTGATTCCATTCCAAGGACTCCCAAAAGCCCCTTTTCAACCGCGGCCCGaatgatgactcctctggctagccCCATGAAAAAGGCCATAACTACCATGCAAACTTACCTAGAAGATATAGGGCACATCACCAAGCTTGATCCTCAGGATTCGTGGCTTCCAATCACGGAGTCGAGAAATGGGAATGCTTACTATGCTGCATTCCACACCCTCAGCTCTGGAATCGGATTTCAGGCCCTCCTTCTTCCTCTTGCTTTCACAACCCTCGGCTG GGTTTGGGGAATTATAAGCCTGTCTTTGGCTTTCATATGGCAATTATACACCTTATGGCTACTGATACAGCTCCATGAATCAGTCCCTGGAACGCGCTACAGCCGATACCTCAGGCTGTCCATGGCTGCTTTCG GGGAAAGATTGGGGAAAATACTGGCCCTGTTTCCAACTCTGTACCTAGCAGGTGGAACCTGCGTTAGCCTAATAATGATGGGAGGAAGCACATTAAAAATCTTCTTCCACACTGTCTGTGGTACAACTTGCAATACTAATACACTCTCATTAGTAGAGTGGTACCTTGTGTTTGTGTGCTCAGCAGTGATCTTGGCTCAGCTCCCGAACCTCAACTCCATAGCCGGAATTTCTCTTGTCGGCGCAATCACCGCTGTGACATACTGTACTCTAACATGGATTCTGTCTGTCTCCAAAACCAGGCCGCCTGGTGTATCATACGAGCCCGTGTGGACAGAATCAGAAGTTGGGAACATTTCGAGCATTTTGAATGCTCTTGGCATCATAGCATTTGCTTTTAGGGGGCACAACCTTGTGTTAGAGATTCAG GGAACCGTGCCTTCGACTGCTAAGAATCCATCTAGTGTGCCAATGTGGAAAGGAGTGAAGTTTTCATATATGGTGATCGCATGCTGCTTGTTTCCAATGGCTGTAGGAGGTTACTGGGCTTATGGGAATTTG ATACCCACAAATGGAGGGATGTTGAGCGCGTTGGATGAGTACCACAGGAACGACACACCAAGGATGGTTTTGGGGTTGACAAGCCTATTCGTTGTGATCAACTGCCTTACTTCTTTCCAGATATATGCCATGCCAGCCTTTGATAATATGGAGTTCAGATATACAAGCAACAAGAACGAGCCATGTCCGTGGTGGCTGAGAACAGGTATACGAGTGTTTTTCGGCTGCCTCACACTGTTCATCTCAGTGGCTCTGCCATTCTTGAAGAACCTGGCTGGGTTGATCGGAGGGATTGCCTTACCTGTTACTCTGGCATATCCATGCTTGATGTGGATTAGGATTAAGAATCCCCAAAGATACAGCTCGATGTGGTGGCTGAATTGGTCCCTTGGATCTCTCGGAATGATCTTGAGCATCCTGCTAGTCTTCGGGGCAATTTGGACTATAGCAACACAAGGAATCAGGATCCATTTCTTCAAACCAGAATAA